The following nucleotide sequence is from Populus nigra chromosome 15, ddPopNigr1.1, whole genome shotgun sequence.
TGCCCCGAAAAGGGGGAAGTTGCAGGAAAGCTTGTCCTACTTCCAAATAGCTTTCGGGCATTGCTTGAGATGGGTTCTAAGAAATTTAGGATCTCACCTGCCAAAGTAATGAGGAAGGATAGGGCTGAGATTGATGCCATTGAGTTGATTAGAGACGGTGATCATCTTATGTTTGTCGCTGATGGAAGGCAACAGACTAGCAGCTAATGTATATACCTTTGCACCGGCAGGTGTCTTctccacgtgttttttttttcctggaaattTTAGCAGCACCCCATGCAGTTGCAGTGGATCCAAAGATGGATCTTGTTCTTGACTGAAAGAAAACTAAGCATGagaaatgatagaaaaaaaacaaaagggagtTAGTTGCCTTGTCAAAAGCCGAATCAAAGGCTATGTCTATGTACAAGGTACGAGCATCAGTACCTTCATTGACTCTGTTCCAACCGGATGTTTCGAAGAATCGAGAGTGCTTtaaatttcttgtctttttttaatccaCTGCATAGCAAAATTTATCCTATCATTTCAAGAATCATGtcattattattcatattttgttacaaatatatttacattttCTGTAAAATCATTGCGAATAGTTTCAGATTATATTGTAATTGTAAGTTTTCAGATAATTATGAAACTTCAAACAACAAGCGGTAATTTAAACATGCggtaatttaaattgatatgttATGTTGTAATAGAATGCACTCTTCAACatcaatcattttattgtaAGAGGAAGATTACAGTGATATATCTATCCTACCAAATTTCATAATTAACACTTTTATATGAGTAATTTAACAAAAtagtttgttaaatttaatttaattttataataaaaccaCATTATTTGAACATAATTGAAATAAACGatcaagtggaaaaaaaaataatgaatattcaCCACAAAATTAAAGGGAGGAGTTAAAATCaatcatgtataaaaaaaatcaactacattaaaaaaaggTCTTGATTGATTTGAAGTAGTTGACCAAAAGTCACGATCATCCAAAACAAATGATTTGACTAACGTATGTATAACTATAATATAATGATATGGTTCAATCTTGTAATACGATTCAAATAATGTTATATTCGGATTTTGGTGTAAAAGtttttactatttaattttatgatattgagcataacttcaaattcaattattgGATTGAGGTTAAATTTTACCAGAAGATTCCAGATGTATTTATATAAGTTGGGGTAAATTTTCAGGTGCATCAGAGTTCGGAAAGGACTTGCAATATAGGTCAGAACatgttgtatgaattttgttatttatttccttttgacttgtgaaattcctatttggcaaggatcctttttctaaaaggatgtgacaacttgtttttgaaattttctagttccacaagaatctttaatgagcttaaacataattttcaagggTAACAACGATTCATTAACGTTCCAAAATCCTtatcttataaggattccttatttatTCTAGCTacataagaaaaaaagggcTGATGCTATTTAATGAtagattagttatttttattattttctttcatgtttgggtttaattaaaactttgttttgagtTAGGAATTAAAGCTTGTTTGAATCACGTTATGAGCTTTTCAGTTGAGGATTTTTAGGTCAGTTTTGTATGTGGGTCAATTCAGCCCACAAGGGTAGAtctattagggttaatttttcaagaactatttaaactcatataACTAAAATTTCAGTAGctattgatgaatattacttctgaatttttatgttttaacgTGTAAGAGTGATTCTtacattcttcagttcttgaacgaactgaatttGACATATCAAAGATTAATTGGCTTCATGATGTCATtctacttcattccaatagtgttggtgtcttGGGATAGGTTTTCATTATGTCACACTACAATCATACATTTTTTAGCTTTCTGAGAtcaaatctcaatcttgattgtgagttgtgtgaccacgtgatcatgaggttcgtATCAGTTGATATCAGAGCTAGGCTTCGAAACAAGGTCTTATCcttctattatttttgttcttttagtgTTCCATTAAGTTTTTCAGTGTTTGTATCGTTtatcttcttgttctttgtgTCCGCGTCATCTAagcaaaaaaagagagggtATATTTCATCTTGTTACTATCTCTAATCATATAAGTggtgtgaatatatatatatatatatatatatatatatatatatatagagagagagagagagagagagagagagagtagatGAAATTTGAAGGATGATTCAATTTTGCCGCAAAAACACAATTCTTAGTGAACCATAAGCAAACACCTcagaatcaattgaaacttcatattctaTCTATTGGGAGTGAGATAACatcatatatcaaatttggACTTATTATGATATCTTTTACTCCaggttttaatttgaggttcaATTCTGCTATAGAAACACAACTCTTAGTGAACTATAAACAAATCACCTCAGAATCAATTGCAACTTCATATTCTATCTATTGGGGGTGAGATcgcaacatatataaaatttaggCTTATCTTGATATCGTTTGGTTGaggttttaatttgaggttcaattctgccgcAGAAACACTATTCTTAGTGAATCATATGCAAACCACCTTAGaatcaattgaaaatttatattctgTGTATTAGTGGTGAGATCGCACCATATATTTAATTTGGTCTTGTTTAGATATTGGtttcttgaggttttaattggaggttcaattctgccgcAAACTAATCATACAAGGGGTTTGGGTACCTAGACATAATAGAACGACCTATAAATTgagatttgttgttttcttgttaTCTGAATACTATTTATTAAATTCGAGGTCATTTGGATAACATTTTTTAGGTTCCAGAATTGGGTTTTGTCTTGCTAtaacgagtctgttttgcgttatttttcaaaacttgttttgtttctattgATTTTGTTCCTGCCAGTATATTATCATCATATTTGGGATATTTGGTTGTTGTTTGAGTCATTTTCATCACTATCACATTTGTTTGTTTTCGATCAGTTATGGTCCAAACAAAAGTCAGATTTGTAATTTCAAGTCTAAATCATTGTTCTTCTTGTCGTAAACTCTATTCTTATTGTGTCTTtgtcttcttctatttttcctATTTGTGTCATGTATTCAGCAAGAGAGAGGGAACGAAGGAGGATTCTAGCTCAAGGATGCGAAAAACTAAGCCATGATTTGAAGGGTTTAAAACAAGAAGTTGATAAGTGTAGAAGATTATTTTATGATCTTCAAGCTTTAGGAAAAGGAGGTACAacgccaaaaaaataaaagacgaAGGAGAGCTATTGTTGTTATCATTCAAAAGTATGTACGCAATTGGTTAGTACGACGTGCTTATCTGAAATTCTTGTTAGTCATTACTTCCATATAATGTTGTTGGATAAAGGTGTTAGCAATAAGGGAATTCTAAAGGCTTAAACAAGAGGCTAATGAAGTCGCTACTAATCTTATTCAAGATTCAAGGGCGAATCTTCTTAAAGAGGGAGGGAATGATACGATTCTACCTTGTGATATGACCCAAGCAAGGTCAGATTTAGATTTTGGCGTAAAATTGTCTATCGTCCAGTTTTATGCTATTAAGCATAACTTCAAATCCAACTATTAGATCGAGctgaaactttaccagaagattccAAAGGTATTTGTCTATGTTAGGGTAAATTTTCAGATGAATCAGAGTTCAGAAAAGACTTGCAATATAGGTCAAAACAAGCTGTTCAGATTCGGATTTTGGCATTAAATTTTATACCGTCTAGTTTTACGCTATTAAGCATAACTTCAAATCCAACTGTTGGATCGAGCTAaaactttaccagaagattccAAAGGTATTTTTCTATGATAGGGTAAATTTTCAGATGAATCAGAGTTCAGAAAAGACTTGCAATATAGGTCAAAACAGGCtgtacaaattttgttatttactttattttgacATATGGACTTCCTATTTAGCAAGGAtcctttttctaaaaggatgtggcagcttgttttggaaattttctAGTTCCACAAGAATCTTAATGAGCTGAAACATAATTTCTAGGAGTAGCAACGATTCATTAATGTTCTAGAATCCTTATCTTATAAGggttccttattcatcctagctatataagaaaagaagggctgatgttatttaatgacaaattatttatttttattattttgtttcatgtttggacttaattaaaactttgttttgagctAGGATTCAAGAtttgtttggatcaggttatgAGCTTTTCAGTTGagggtttttttatcaattttttggtcaattagggttaatttttcaagaactatttaaactcatgtaaccaaaatttcggcagccattgatgaatattatttttgaatttttctgttttaacgtgtgagagtgattcttgcattcttcagttcttgaacgaactgaatctgacttatcaaaaaTTAACTGATTTCATGAAGTCATTTTACTTCATTCcacttcattccaatagtgttggtgtcttGGAGCAGGTTTTCATTGTATCACACTCCAATCAGACCTTTTTCAGCTTTTCGAGATCAGATCTCAATTTTGATTATGAGTTGCATAACCACGTCATCACAAGATTCATATCATATAATATAGTCTTGTTTAGAGTACGAGTCTTCAATAAAATACCTAATCATAAATTGAAGATTATCCTAGGATTTACttgtatcaataaaaaaaaatgaatctagCTTGTATTAtgatttaataaacaaataaacatctTTGACTGATATCAATATATGTAACATATGTACAAGATTGGAAttacttatataaataaaattcgaACGGTTTTATATCAACCAATGGCAGACGTGTATTGTCTAATTCACGACTACTACGCCATAGAACTGCACATGGACACACCATTGCATTTCCGTGTAGTCACAAACATGGCTGTTGTGCTGTGTATAAATTCTAGTCGTAGGAACAGACAGTGCTGGTAACCAATTCAAAATGGGTTCCGTCAACCACGTCAGATTTGCCGATTTCAAAGTTCCGGCCCGCCCGGCAGCTCTGTTCTGCTTTTGTCCCATAATTTGTCCTCTTCAACTCTGTCAAAAATCCTTCAATGTTCAGTCCTGACTTGGGTAAAAATTCTTAAACGTTGGGGTAGTTGTTTACGGCGAATCCCAACTTGCGATACTATGACTCTTAATAAATCTCTTTCTAATTACTTTCCACTCATCGGACGGATAACCATAGCGGATCCAGATCATGCCTGTTCACTGAATTAAGTAACAACTTCTTCAAGATGACAACCCCCCACCACAGCCATTTGTTCGAGCACACAGAACCCACATATACAGAACTGTCATTTCAGTAAGAAAAGGGGTTTGATCCCTTCAGGAATCcatgcatattaaaataacacaAAGAAAAGAGGAATTCATGTCATTCAATTGTTCGACAAAGGCTGAACAAGCACAAATGTATGTACAAGCATATAATGGTGGGTGACCTCCAGTCAGCTTTGCACAACTCTCAGCGTTTGGAGTGAGCTGCAACTATATGCTCTTTCCTAGCTTTGTTCAAGTTTTAGGGAACAAATACATATTATAGGgtagcttttttattatttttttctttccagaCACACAATGTAGCTTGTAACTCCTGTTTGATTAGATTCATTCcatatgttttataaatttcatctcCTCGTCATTATAAAAGCTTAACCATTTTCAGACGTTCTTCATGTTCAGAGTCCAATTTCGCTGGAGAATAAGAGCCATGTAGATCCTCCACTATGTACTCCTACAAAATTTTAGAGCAGTTGAAGAAGACAGTTAAGCCCTTTTAAGATCTTACCACACTTGATTCTGACAACCAATTCAGGCAGGAATGAAGCAGAAGCAAACAGCAAGGATTCAGAGCTTACCTTTGTAAGCTCCCTCTTAATGAGGATGTGGTAATGCCTCTGCCAAATTTTTTGAATGGCCATTGTGGCAGCAAGGAAGCCATAAGCGATTCCCAGAATGGCAAAGAGGATGACAAAAACCATAACCAGTGCAAAGCATGCCTCCATGGAAGCAGGGAAACAATCTAGAATTCCCCATCCATAACAGCAGTTCTGGCAGCCAGCCATCCTTGGATCATTACTATTGAGGGAGGAACAATGTAATATGAGGCCAAAAAACCCAAGAAACACAAAGAAGGCCAGTACTCCTGTTACAATTCATGTACACAAAGCACAGACGAAAATAGTTAGAAGAAGCCAATACCCTGGATATCAATGCAGCAAATGAAACTCAGAgcactaaactaaaaaaaccaaaatcaaacttCAGCAGCAAGAGCAATCAGAATTCTTAACTAAAGAGTATATTTCTACTCATAAAATCTGTCCTCCCAGCAATCTATgtatatttcatttttataaccttggatatcaaataaaatataaatgctttaaaattattgaaattgaaagatgCTGCTTAAATAGCATTTAAATCAATACATGTCAGCACTGGAGATTCAGATTAAAAATTTGATCCTAGCAATAAGTCAGCAGAATGACACTTCATCCCCTGAAGTAGTTGGAGTTAATTACAAGTTAAatagcaaaacaaaaggaaaaagaaaaagaaaaaacagtgaaACCACGAACATTACCTATGCAATAATAAAATGGTATAGGATGCTTGGACAGTATACGATCCCATCCATCACTAAACGAATTCCTAAACGTCCCATCTTTGTCCATAAGGTATGCAAAACCACCCATTGCAGCAATGACCTGAAAGAAAGATTTTCTCACATATAAAAATCGTACATATAGGTTTCATTTGGTGAATTAGATGATGCAGCATAGTAAATTGAGAAAGGCAGATTTGCTATTTAGGAATACAGAGTACCTTTAATTAGAAGATTTAGGTAGTGTTTGCTTTGCCTTAAttggttaaattgaaaataataaaaggaatgGCCATAAAAAAACTAGGTGAACCAAAGAAGGCCCTTAGTTTCTATTGTGGAGGATTTGGATAACACTTATGTTGATGCTTTACAGTTTTATAGAGAATTGGAGAATTAGAAAACACACATTTTTAAGAAACAGTTTTCAATTAGAAAAtgcattttcttctttcctAGAAATTTTTTCTACCAAACTGTAAAGTTTGGTTTCTCTTAACTAGTCAAATAGGAATACTTGTGTTTCTTATTTAAGAATCCAAGTCTAATTAGGAACAGCAGTAAATCAagcatataaatataattgaagCGTTTTGATTTTAGCATGACAGATTTATGTTGAATAAAGTGAAGCTTTTTACTAAATGATGTAAGTGTATGAGGATTTCAATCCAGGAGGGAGTCCTAAACCCTTTAGTGGAAGGCCCAAagtttatttctgttttttttttaaattattattttccatctctttattttcaattcttaaAGCCTTAAAACTTCATATTCTACAACCTAACCAAATAAGCAACCAACTACAAATATTCCCCTAGACTTGCCCTACATCAATGGCATCAGGTCCTGGTTACTCCACTATGTTCTCACATGAGATTCTATAGAAGAATCTTAACCAGGTACAAGCAGGATGAGTTACTGTGCGAGATTGCATGGCTAATTGATCATCCAGCAACTCATGTGGAAATATCTGCACTGCAAAGGAGAGGCAGCCACTGAAGCCATCAAAACAGCAGGCAATGATACAAAGACAGTATTATGCATCCTGATTTGAGTAAACAGCAAGTCCAAAAAAACCTACAAATTGTCCCCTACAACTTGTTCCACATCCAAAAAAAG
It contains:
- the LOC133673846 gene encoding uncharacterized protein LOC133673846 isoform X2, with the translated sequence MKGVEMQQQQLELGRSGESHSDSDPLLQNQADASSTQEITVNNDDIENVSVPCCRICLETDCEPGDELISPCMCKGTQQFVHRSCLDHWRSVKEGFAFSHCTTCKAQFHLRVALLEDNSWRKMKFRLFVTRDIVFVFFAVQIVIAAMGGFAYLMDKDGTFRNSFSDGWDRILSKHPIPFYYCIGVLAFFVFLGFFGLILHCSSLNSNDPRMAGCQNCCYGWGILDCFPASMEACFALVMVFVILFAILGIAYGFLAATMAIQKIWQRHYHILIKRELTKFCICGFCVLEQMAVVGGCHLEEVVT
- the LOC133673846 gene encoding uncharacterized protein LOC133673846 isoform X1; protein product: MKGVEMQQQQLELGRSGESHSDSDPLLQNQADASSTQEITVNNDDIENVSVPCCRICLETDCEPGDELISPCMCKGTQQFVHRSCLDHWRSVKEGFAFSHCTTCKAQFHLRVALLEDNSWRKMKFRLFVTRDIVFVFFAVQIVIAAMGGFAYLMDKDGTFRNSFSDGWDRILSKHPIPFYYCIGVLAFFVFLGFFGLILHCSSLNSNDPRMAGCQNCCYGWGILDCFPASMEACFALVMVFVILFAILGIAYGFLAATMAIQKIWQRHYHILIKRELTKEYIVEDLHGSYSPAKLDSEHEERLKMVKLL